Proteins encoded by one window of Vampirovibrionales bacterium:
- the holA gene encoding DNA polymerase III subunit delta, with product MPASVYFGDEPFLLEQAVRALRARVVSPAMAALSYRKLEKPSLTETLEAVGAPSLCLGGDSLLEIRHFAPLEKALDPDADADKAQLDALMTLLGNLAPSRHILFVSPKIDRKVKFAKWLTSQADCDAQEFKSFAFWEVDKAISTLLRVMRDREIALSSEAARLLVEQLGVSLQPLINEAEKLAVYARGRAITPQDVRALCDHNENTFRMLSDWLLDRPRGPIFATLEQVLLRTDPTRLFGQLQTQLHHVYCLRALQQKGMGKDAIAGRLKKHPFRVQKDLEQYARASLPRLSALKDRALDLEWRAKTGQLDPHLSLELLLGA from the coding sequence GTGCCAGCGTCCGTTTATTTTGGCGATGAACCCTTTTTACTGGAGCAGGCCGTGCGGGCTTTGCGCGCGCGCGTTGTCAGTCCTGCCATGGCGGCGCTGAGCTATCGCAAGCTCGAAAAACCGTCTCTGACAGAGACTCTGGAAGCCGTTGGCGCGCCGTCATTGTGTCTGGGAGGCGACTCGTTACTGGAAATTCGACACTTTGCGCCGCTGGAAAAAGCCCTGGACCCCGACGCTGACGCCGATAAGGCGCAACTCGACGCGCTGATGACCCTGCTGGGCAATCTGGCGCCCTCGCGTCATATCCTGTTCGTCAGCCCTAAAATCGATCGGAAGGTGAAATTCGCCAAATGGCTGACATCTCAGGCAGATTGTGACGCGCAGGAATTCAAGTCGTTTGCCTTCTGGGAGGTGGACAAGGCGATTTCCACTCTGTTGCGCGTAATGCGCGATCGCGAAATTGCGCTAAGCTCAGAGGCGGCGCGTTTACTGGTGGAACAACTGGGCGTTTCGCTTCAGCCGCTGATAAACGAGGCCGAAAAACTGGCTGTTTACGCCAGAGGACGGGCGATCACGCCGCAAGATGTTCGCGCCTTGTGCGACCATAACGAGAATACCTTTCGCATGCTGAGCGACTGGCTGCTAGACCGCCCGCGCGGGCCGATTTTTGCGACGCTGGAACAAGTCCTGCTGCGAACGGACCCCACCCGCCTGTTTGGGCAGCTCCAGACGCAGTTGCACCATGTGTATTGCCTGCGCGCGTTGCAGCAAAAAGGTATGGGAAAAGACGCCATCGCCGGGCGTCTTAAAAAACACCCGTTCCGGGTTCAAAAAGATCTCGAGCAGTACGCCCGCGCGTCGCTGCCGCGGTTGAGCGCGCTGAAAGATCGTGCGCTGGATCTCGAATGGCGCGCCAAAACCGGCCAGCTCGACCCGCATCTTTCCCTTGAACTCTTGTTGGGGGCCTGA
- a CDS encoding aspartate 1-decarboxylase — MTVPVLYSKVHRATVTDADLHYEGSLTLDETLMQAAGLTQFQKIEIYNITNGQRFQTYVLKGPANSGLVQVNGAAAHLARKNDLVIIAAYAEMSMSAARDWQPRLVFVDRQNRQTDLKPERMPID; from the coding sequence CTGACGGTTCCCGTCCTGTATTCCAAAGTCCATCGCGCCACCGTGACGGATGCCGACTTGCATTACGAAGGCAGCCTCACGCTGGATGAAACGCTGATGCAGGCCGCCGGGCTGACGCAATTTCAGAAGATTGAAATCTATAACATCACTAACGGCCAGCGTTTTCAGACCTACGTCCTTAAAGGCCCCGCCAACAGCGGATTGGTTCAGGTCAATGGCGCAGCGGCGCATCTGGCGCGCAAAAACGATTTGGTGATTATCGCCGCCTACGCGGAAATGTCGATGAGCGCAGCCCGAGACTGGCAACCGCGGCTGGTGTTTGTCGATCGCCAGAATCGTCAAACCGACCTCAAACCCGAACGCATGCCCATCGATTAG